One window of the Prionailurus bengalensis isolate Pbe53 chromosome E1, Fcat_Pben_1.1_paternal_pri, whole genome shotgun sequence genome contains the following:
- the WFIKKN2 gene encoding WAP, Kazal, immunoglobulin, Kunitz and NTR domain-containing protein 2, whose protein sequence is MWAPGCCRLWSRWAQVTVLLLLLGVPLRGLAVPPIRYSHAGICPNDMNPNLWVDAQSTCKRECETDQECETPEKCCPNVCGTKSCVAARYMDVRGKKGPVGMPKEATCDHFMCLQQGSECDIWDGQPVCKCKDRCEKEPSFTCASDGLTYYNRCYMDAEACSKGITLAVVTCRHHFTWPNTSPLPPETTVRPTTASPETPGPDMVAPALLNHPVHQSVTVGETVSFLCDVVGRPRPEVTWEKQLEDRENVVMRPNHVRGNVVVTNIAQLVIYNAQPQDAGIYTCTARNAAGVLRADFPLSVVRGGQAAATSESSPNGTAFPTAECLKPPDSEDCGEEQTRWHFDAQANNCVTFTFGHCHHNRNHFETYEACMLACVSGPLAACSLPALQGPCKAYAPRWAYNSQTGQCQSFVYGGCEGNSNNFESREACEESCPFPRGDQRCRACKPRQKLVTSFCRSDFVILGRVSELTEEPDSGRALVTVDEVLKDEKMGLKFLGREPLEVTLLHVDWTCPCPNVTVGETPLIIMGEVDGGMAMLRPDSFVGASSSRRVRKLREVMHKKTCDVLKEFLGLH, encoded by the exons ATGTGGGCCCCGGGGTGCTGCCGGCTCTGGTCCCGCTGGGCGCAGGTGACAGTGTTGCTTCTGCTGCTGGGGGTGCCCCTGAGAGGCCTGGCAGTGCCACCCATCCGCTACTCTCATGCTGGCATCTGCCCCAACGACATGAACCCCAACCTCTGGGTGGACGCCCAGAGCACCTGTAAGCGGGAGTGTGAGACGGACCAG GAGTGTGAGACCCCCGAGAAATGCTGCCCGAACGTGTGCGGGACCAAGAGCTGCGTGGCCGCCCGGTACATGGACGTGAGAGGCAAGAAGGGCCCGGTGGGCATGCCCAAGGAGGCCACATGCGACCACTTCATGTGTCTGCAGCAGGGCTCCGAGTGTGACATCTGGGACGGCCAGCCCGTGTGCAAGTGCAAAGATCGTTGTGAGAAGGAGCCCAGTTTCACGTGTGCCTCCGACGGCCTCACCTACTATAACCGTTGCTACATGGATGCTGAGGCCTGTTCTAAGGGCATCACGCTGGCCGTCGTCACCTGCCGCCACCACTTCACCTGGCCCAACACCAGTCCCCTGCCGCCCGAGACCACCGTGCGCCCCACCACGGCCTCCCCGGAGACCCCCGGGCCGGATATGGTGGCCCCCGCTCTGCTCAACCACCCCGTGCACCAGTCGGTCACCGTGGGCGAGACGGTGAGCTTCCTCTGCGATGTGGTGGGCCGGCCCCGGCCCGAGGTCACCTGGGAGAAGCAGCTGGAGGACCGGGAGAACGTGGTCATGCGGCCTAACCACGTGCGCGGCAACGTGGTGGTCACCAACATCGCCCAGCTGGTCATCTATAACGCCCAGCCCCAGGACGCTGGCATCTACACCTGCACGGCCCGGAATGCCGCCGGGGTCCTGCGGGCCGACTTCCCACTGTCAGTGGTCAGGGGGGGTCAGGCCGCGGCCACCTCGGAGAGCAGCCCCAATGGCACGGCCTTCCCCACGGCCGAGTGCCTGAAGCCCCCCGACAGCGAGGACTGTGGCGAGGAGCAGACCCGCTGGCACTTCGACGCGCAGGCCAACAACTGCGTCACCTTCACCTTTGGCCACTGCCACCACAACCGCAACCACTTTGAGACCTACGAGGCCTGCATGCTGGCCTGCGTGAGCGGGCCGCTGGCCGCGTGCAGCCTGCCCGCCCTGCAGGGGCCCTGCAAGGCCTACGCGCCTCGCTGGGCCTACAACAGCCAGACGGGCCAGTGCCAGTCCTTCGTGTACGGCGGCTGCGAGGGCAACAGCAACAACTTCGAGAGCCGCGAGGCCTGCGAGGAGTCCTGCCCCTTCCCGCGGGGGGACCAGCGCTGCCGGGCCTGCAAGCCCAGGCAGAAGCTCGTTACCAGCTTCTGTCGGAGCGACTTCGTCATCTTGGGCCGGGTGTCCGAGCTGACCGAGGAGCCCGACTCGGGTCGCGCCCTGGTGACCGTGGACGAGGTTCTAAAGGATGAGAAGATGGGCCTCAAGTTTCTGGGCCGGGAGCCGCTGGAAGTCACCCTGCTCCACGTGGACTggacctgcccctgccccaacGTGACGGTGGGCGAGACGCCGCTCATCATCATGGGCGAGGTGGACGGCGGCATGGCCATGCTGCGGCCTGACAGTTTCGTGGGAGCGTCCAGCAGCCGGCGGGTCAGGAAGCTTCGCGAGGTCATGCACAAGAAGACCTGCGACGTCCTCAAGGAGTTTCTGGGCTTGCACTGA